One genomic region from Leifsonia poae encodes:
- a CDS encoding GNAT family N-acetyltransferase — MTPTSTTRTRTAEAGDAALLRALFAETRGAELAAAGLDRAALDQLVEIQHRSHTAQVAASHPGATATVIEIDGEAAGMLLVDRSSEAMHIVDFTVAAAHRGRGAGTAALADLTTEADAAHRAITLEVWALNSGAIGLYERAGFAVIGERSGSLELRREPNG, encoded by the coding sequence ATGACCCCCACATCCACCACCCGAACGCGCACAGCCGAGGCCGGCGACGCCGCCCTTCTCCGTGCGCTCTTCGCGGAGACCCGCGGAGCGGAGCTCGCCGCGGCCGGGCTCGACCGGGCCGCCCTCGACCAGCTCGTGGAGATCCAGCACCGCTCGCACACCGCCCAGGTGGCGGCCTCCCACCCGGGAGCGACGGCCACCGTGATCGAGATCGACGGCGAGGCGGCCGGGATGCTGCTTGTCGACCGATCGTCCGAGGCCATGCACATCGTCGATTTCACCGTCGCCGCGGCGCACCGCGGACGCGGCGCCGGCACGGCAGCGCTCGCAGACCTCACGACAGAGGCCGATGCGGCCCACCGGGCGATCACCCTCGAGGTGTGGGCGTTGAACTCCGGGGCCATCGGGCTCTACGAACGTGCCGGCTTCGCGGTGATCGGCGAACGGTCCGGCTCCCTGGAGCTGCGTCGGGAGCCGAACGGATGA
- a CDS encoding phage tail protein has translation MSSPYLGEIRMFGGNFAPSGWAYCNGATLQISQFDALFELIGTSYGGDGESTFNLPDLGGRFPVHQGRGTTLAQTGGQEVVMLSTAQLPPHTHTPVAATTPITASTSNTVFSAWADTPYAPYVAGTTPSVPLAPNALTQAGGNQPHDNMSPYLVIGYIISLYGIFPSQS, from the coding sequence ATGAGCAGCCCCTACCTCGGAGAGATCCGGATGTTCGGCGGAAACTTCGCGCCATCCGGATGGGCGTACTGCAACGGCGCTACCCTCCAGATCTCCCAGTTCGATGCCCTGTTCGAACTCATTGGAACGAGCTACGGCGGTGACGGCGAGTCCACGTTCAATCTTCCCGATCTGGGCGGACGGTTCCCGGTCCACCAGGGCCGCGGCACGACTCTGGCGCAGACCGGCGGGCAGGAGGTCGTCATGCTGTCGACGGCTCAGCTCCCGCCACACACCCACACGCCGGTGGCCGCGACGACTCCGATCACGGCGAGCACCTCCAACACCGTGTTCTCTGCCTGGGCCGACACTCCATACGCGCCCTACGTCGCCGGAACGACCCCGAGCGTTCCCCTGGCACCGAACGCCCTGACGCAGGCCGGTGGCAACCAGCCGCACGACAACATGTCGCCGTACCTCGTGATCGGCTACATCATCTCGCTCTACGGCATTTTCCCCTCCCAGAGCTGA
- a CDS encoding phage tail protein gives MSNPYLGEIRLTSFGFAPKGWALCNGQTLPINQNQALFALLGTTYGGDGQTTFLLPDLQGRIPLGASGAHPLGQTGGETAHVLTSSELPQHTHLASTTAVGTRSAPSGAYFAGPGKLAFGGTGTVPFAPGTVSNVGSGQPHENQAPFLTISFAIALQGIFPSRN, from the coding sequence ATGTCCAATCCGTATCTCGGCGAGATCCGCCTCACGTCCTTCGGCTTTGCGCCGAAGGGCTGGGCGCTCTGCAACGGTCAGACCCTGCCGATCAACCAGAACCAGGCGCTCTTCGCCCTGCTCGGCACCACCTACGGCGGAGACGGTCAGACGACGTTCCTGCTGCCCGACCTGCAGGGGCGCATCCCGCTCGGCGCGAGCGGCGCCCACCCGCTCGGCCAGACGGGCGGGGAGACTGCCCATGTCCTGACTTCGTCGGAGCTGCCCCAGCACACCCACCTCGCTTCGACGACAGCAGTGGGCACAAGATCCGCCCCATCGGGTGCGTACTTCGCCGGCCCGGGAAAGCTCGCTTTCGGGGGGACGGGCACCGTGCCGTTCGCCCCAGGCACCGTCTCCAACGTCGGATCGGGCCAGCCCCATGAGAACCAGGCGCCGTTCCTCACCATCTCGTTCGCCATCGCCCTCCAGGGCATCTTCCCCTCACGGAACTGA
- a CDS encoding phage tail protein has translation MSDQFVAEIRLVAFTFAPLGWAFCNGQLLPISQNTALFSLLGTYYGGDGKSTFALPDLQGATALGQNPGGTNPLTPNFLGDSGGTETVTLSTMGIPNHSHPVNAINAPGTTNSPAGATFAIPRFGRGTESVYAAAAGPNTLAPQAFSFTGGNAPHNNMQPYLTLNYVIALNGIFPPRG, from the coding sequence ATGTCTGACCAGTTCGTCGCGGAGATCCGCCTCGTCGCTTTCACCTTCGCGCCGTTGGGCTGGGCGTTCTGCAACGGCCAGTTGCTGCCCATCAGCCAGAACACCGCGCTCTTCTCTCTACTCGGCACCTACTACGGCGGGGACGGCAAGTCGACATTCGCCCTGCCCGATCTGCAGGGGGCGACGGCACTGGGCCAGAATCCGGGCGGCACGAACCCTCTGACGCCGAACTTCCTCGGCGATTCGGGAGGCACCGAGACCGTCACGCTCTCGACGATGGGGATTCCGAACCACTCGCATCCGGTCAACGCGATCAACGCGCCGGGCACGACGAACTCGCCCGCAGGAGCCACCTTCGCCATCCCCCGGTTCGGCCGCGGAACCGAGTCGGTGTACGCGGCCGCCGCCGGGCCCAACACGCTCGCACCGCAAGCGTTCAGCTTCACCGGCGGCAATGCCCCGCACAACAATATGCAGCCCTACCTCACGCTCAACTACGTGATCGCGCTGAACGGCATCTTCCCCCCTCGCGGCTGA
- a CDS encoding DUF6916 family protein, which translates to MNAPSHTDRLAAVGTDYRAIDESGAPHSLRLDGCSPLVASGGWASYSLRYLAEPGTASDQGTYLLTPVEAQPEAEPEAIFLVPIAQRSDGIEFEAVFTFPSEETE; encoded by the coding sequence ATGAACGCCCCGAGCCACACCGACCGCCTCGCGGCCGTCGGCACCGACTACCGGGCGATCGACGAATCCGGTGCTCCTCACAGCCTGAGACTCGACGGCTGCAGCCCGCTCGTCGCCTCGGGCGGTTGGGCGTCCTACTCTCTGCGCTACCTCGCGGAGCCCGGCACCGCCTCGGACCAGGGGACGTACCTGCTGACCCCCGTGGAGGCACAGCCGGAGGCCGAACCCGAAGCGATCTTCCTGGTGCCGATCGCCCAGCGCAGCGACGGCATCGAGTTCGAGGCCGTTTTCACCTTTCCGAGCGAGGAGACCGAATGA
- a CDS encoding ATP-dependent Clp protease ATP-binding subunit, with product MQGAPSTQEEQKSALEQYGVNLTEIAKSGKLDPVIGRDAEIRRISQVLTRRTKNNPVLIGEPGVGKTAVVEGLAQRIVAGDVADSLKGKQLVSLDLSALVAGAMYRGQFEERLKAVLKEINDADGQIITFVDELHILMGAGGGEGSVAASNMLKPMLARGELRLIGATTLNEYREFIEKDAALERRFQQVYVGEPTVEDTVAILRGLKGRYEAHHGVTIEDSALVAAASLSNRYITARQLPDKAIDLIDEAASRLKMEIDSAPVEIDTLQRVVERMKLEEFALKKEKDEASKERLGQLQARLRESEDELETLQERWRLEKASLNRVGELRSQLDEAKTKRDVALRDGRYQEASKIEYETIPAIERELAEAERAERNPDQQRMVNEQVTSDDIAAVVAAWTGIPVDRLTQGETEKLLHLEHELARRIIGQRKAVSAVADAVRRTRAGISDPDRPTGSFLFLGPTGVGKTELAKALAAFLFDDEKAMVRIDMSEYGEKFSVSRLVGAPPGYVGYEQGGQLTEAVRRRPYSVILLDEVEKAHPEVFDVLLQVLDDGRLTDGQGRTVDFRNAILILTSNLGSQFLVDQSLTDVEKEEAVLQMVRQAFKPEFVNRLDDIVVFSALSKDELGEIVELNIDRLMRRLQERRLELAVTPDARAWLAERGYDPIYGARPLRRLMQREIDDRLATGLLAGEIRDGDLVRVDIAPDGDSLTVVPVRE from the coding sequence ATGCAAGGCGCTCCCTCCACGCAGGAGGAACAGAAGAGCGCACTCGAACAGTACGGCGTGAACCTCACGGAGATCGCGAAGAGCGGCAAGCTCGACCCGGTCATCGGTCGGGATGCCGAGATCCGGCGCATCAGTCAGGTGCTGACCCGGCGAACCAAGAACAACCCGGTGCTCATCGGCGAACCCGGCGTCGGCAAGACGGCCGTCGTCGAGGGGCTCGCCCAGCGCATCGTCGCCGGCGACGTCGCCGACTCGCTCAAAGGCAAGCAGCTGGTGTCGCTCGACCTCTCCGCGCTCGTCGCCGGTGCGATGTACCGCGGCCAGTTCGAGGAGCGGCTGAAGGCCGTGCTCAAAGAGATCAACGACGCCGACGGACAGATCATCACATTCGTCGACGAACTGCACATCCTGATGGGCGCCGGCGGGGGCGAGGGGTCCGTCGCGGCCTCCAACATGCTCAAGCCGATGCTGGCCCGCGGCGAATTGCGGCTGATCGGCGCGACGACACTCAACGAGTACCGCGAGTTCATCGAGAAGGACGCCGCGCTCGAACGCCGTTTCCAGCAGGTGTACGTCGGCGAGCCCACCGTCGAAGACACGGTTGCGATCCTTCGTGGCCTGAAAGGGCGGTACGAGGCGCACCATGGGGTCACGATCGAGGACTCGGCGCTGGTCGCGGCCGCATCCCTCTCCAACCGCTACATAACCGCACGCCAACTGCCCGATAAGGCGATCGACCTGATCGACGAGGCCGCCAGCCGACTCAAGATGGAGATCGACTCGGCCCCCGTGGAGATCGACACGCTGCAGCGCGTGGTGGAGCGGATGAAGCTCGAAGAATTCGCCCTGAAGAAGGAGAAAGACGAGGCGAGCAAAGAGCGTCTCGGCCAGCTGCAGGCGCGGCTGCGCGAGAGCGAGGACGAGCTGGAGACCCTGCAAGAGCGCTGGCGCCTCGAGAAGGCCTCGCTCAACCGGGTCGGCGAACTGCGGTCGCAGCTCGATGAGGCGAAGACCAAGCGGGATGTCGCGCTGCGCGACGGCCGCTACCAGGAGGCCTCGAAGATCGAGTACGAGACGATCCCGGCCATCGAGCGGGAGCTCGCCGAGGCCGAGCGGGCCGAACGGAACCCCGACCAGCAGCGCATGGTGAACGAACAGGTCACGAGCGATGACATCGCCGCCGTCGTTGCCGCGTGGACGGGCATCCCGGTCGACCGCCTGACCCAGGGGGAGACCGAGAAGCTGCTGCATCTCGAGCACGAGCTCGCCCGCCGGATCATCGGCCAGCGGAAGGCGGTCTCCGCCGTGGCGGATGCTGTGCGCCGCACGCGCGCCGGCATCTCCGACCCCGACCGGCCCACCGGATCGTTCCTCTTCCTCGGCCCGACCGGCGTCGGGAAGACCGAGCTCGCGAAAGCCCTGGCGGCGTTCCTGTTCGACGACGAGAAGGCCATGGTCCGCATCGACATGAGCGAGTACGGGGAGAAGTTCTCCGTGTCGCGGCTCGTCGGCGCCCCTCCGGGCTACGTCGGGTACGAACAGGGCGGTCAGCTCACGGAGGCCGTGCGGCGGCGGCCGTACTCCGTCATCCTGCTCGATGAGGTCGAGAAGGCTCACCCGGAAGTGTTCGACGTGCTGCTGCAGGTGCTCGACGACGGGCGCCTCACCGACGGGCAGGGTCGCACGGTCGACTTCCGCAACGCGATCCTCATCCTGACCTCCAACCTGGGCAGCCAGTTCCTGGTCGACCAGAGCCTCACCGACGTCGAGAAGGAGGAGGCGGTGCTGCAGATGGTGCGGCAGGCTTTCAAGCCCGAGTTCGTGAACCGACTCGACGACATCGTGGTGTTCTCGGCCCTCAGCAAGGACGAGCTCGGCGAGATCGTCGAACTCAACATCGATCGGCTCATGCGCCGGCTGCAGGAGCGCCGCCTCGAACTGGCGGTGACTCCGGATGCGCGCGCCTGGCTCGCCGAGCGCGGCTACGACCCCATCTACGGGGCCCGTCCGCTACGCCGGCTGATGCAGCGAGAGATCGACGACAGGCTCGCCACCGGGCTCCTCGCGGGCGAGATCCGCGACGGCGACCTGGTGCGGGTCGACATCGCACCCGACGGCGACTCCCTCACGGTCGTGCCGGTGCGGGAGTAG
- a CDS encoding beta strand repeat-containing protein, which yields MTPRIARATAVLLSSLLVVGGLLAVAGPAAAAGTLVVTSTADSDANHACTTASITVVASPTTLRNALCVANNLGGGQTVQVPDGSYTLTTGPLAVGTLPGSDITVQAAPGATPTVTGDGTDQVFTLDPGQLGGMAATIDGLTVTGGVDNVYGGGALIGGSASPGMQPDSLVVRNSTFSGNAANTVADPTNQAGGAIQFVGGSLTVTGSTFSQNSSGSSAGGAIAYQSVPGMASQALTVSGSTFSKNSTKTVGGVDNGGAAIWIADPAGGTPLGIDTSTFDQNGAVGSAGNTARGGAIWLESGALGVIGSTFTANTVSGGGTGAAAIDVAGGSLTAHFNRIAGNVGGAAVAVTGGATANATQNWWGCSGGPGASGCDNVSGLTASPYLKLTATASPTLILPPSTSSTVTAGLLTDSAGGAVDPASLDAFDGLPIVWSGAAPAGAGSSPSTSALALGVATTTYHSQGTTGQGSLTAKLDSGTAVAAVATAVAPLITSPATASAIVGTTGTVTVTTTGFPAPTLTISPAVLPTGLTFTDKGNGTATITGAPAAGTGGSYSFVITAQNVVSTTTQTLTLNVRQSPSFTSAGSAAFVAGSAGSFVVTASGRPTPTPISETGTLPAGVTFLDNGNGTATISGTPTAGTGGAYPLTLTADNAVGTAASQSFTLTVTEAPSFTGPTSVSGTIGVPFSETVTTGHAYPAVTTITIASGALPTGLTLADNGDGTATISGTPTGTGGDTDVALSASNGVSPDASQTVHFLINQAPAITLPAAAQTVNAGNTVSFTAGASGYPAPGVQWYVSTNGGSTYTAIPGATSATYSFTAAQSDNRRLYLAGFTNAAGFASTHAALSVGTAPTISSAAAARFAAGGGAQSFAVTTSGIPDAALSLSGTRPAWLSFTDNGDGTATLAGTPPVGSSGQYPFTIAATNGFSPAASQSFVLTVSAPPTFTSASAATLSAGAAGSFAVTTTAGFPAATTITETGSLPTGVTYTDNGDGSAMIAGTPRSGTGGVYTLTLTASNGVATNAVQTLRLTVVEAVAFTSPATLTVTRGVGVDFAVTTGAAYPAVSGIAVAGALPAGLTFTDNGDGTATIGGTTVAPVATTPLVLIASASGRPDVTQPFMLVVEDAQTVPLPLITPTASGPLAGVPGAVKPGDTLTLTAAGFAPDAPVSFGIYSAPTLLTVVNADATGTATATVTIPAGFTGAHSLVAAGIAPDGSVRYLRTDITLPSAPVTPGGTGGTASGGTGSGTAGTNGGELPDTGLDVSGLALLALLLLAAGAAVALRRRPRNG from the coding sequence ATGACCCCCAGAATCGCTCGTGCCACCGCCGTTCTCCTCAGTTCGCTTCTCGTGGTCGGCGGTCTTCTCGCCGTCGCCGGGCCGGCCGCCGCAGCGGGGACGCTCGTGGTCACCTCGACCGCCGACAGCGATGCGAACCATGCGTGCACGACCGCTTCGATCACGGTGGTTGCTTCTCCGACCACGCTGCGCAACGCGCTCTGCGTGGCGAACAACCTCGGTGGGGGCCAGACGGTTCAGGTTCCCGATGGGAGCTACACGCTGACGACCGGTCCTCTCGCGGTCGGTACGCTGCCCGGTTCCGACATCACCGTGCAGGCGGCCCCGGGGGCGACCCCGACCGTGACCGGTGACGGCACGGATCAGGTCTTCACCCTCGACCCCGGCCAGCTGGGCGGAATGGCCGCGACGATCGACGGGCTCACCGTGACCGGTGGCGTCGACAACGTCTACGGCGGCGGCGCGCTCATCGGAGGGTCCGCTTCGCCCGGGATGCAGCCGGATTCGCTCGTCGTGCGCAACTCCACGTTCTCGGGCAACGCCGCGAACACCGTCGCCGACCCCACCAACCAGGCCGGCGGCGCCATCCAGTTCGTGGGCGGCTCCCTCACGGTGACCGGCTCGACCTTCTCTCAGAACTCCTCCGGAAGCAGCGCGGGCGGCGCCATCGCCTACCAGTCCGTTCCCGGGATGGCGAGCCAGGCGCTCACGGTCAGCGGCAGCACGTTCAGCAAGAACAGCACGAAGACAGTCGGTGGGGTCGACAACGGCGGTGCCGCGATCTGGATCGCCGACCCGGCCGGCGGCACGCCGCTCGGCATCGACACCAGCACGTTCGACCAGAACGGTGCGGTCGGCTCCGCAGGGAACACCGCTCGCGGCGGTGCGATCTGGCTCGAGTCCGGTGCCCTCGGCGTGATCGGCTCGACGTTCACCGCCAACACGGTCAGCGGGGGCGGGACGGGTGCCGCGGCGATCGACGTGGCCGGCGGATCCCTCACGGCGCACTTCAACCGCATCGCGGGGAACGTCGGTGGGGCGGCGGTCGCCGTCACCGGAGGGGCAACGGCCAACGCCACTCAGAACTGGTGGGGATGCTCGGGCGGGCCCGGCGCATCCGGGTGCGACAACGTCTCCGGCTTGACCGCTTCGCCGTATCTGAAATTGACCGCGACGGCGTCGCCCACGCTCATCCTGCCGCCGTCGACCAGCTCCACGGTCACCGCCGGACTGCTCACGGACTCGGCTGGGGGAGCCGTCGACCCGGCCTCGCTCGACGCATTCGACGGGCTGCCGATCGTCTGGTCTGGTGCGGCGCCGGCGGGAGCGGGATCCTCGCCGAGCACCAGCGCGCTCGCGCTGGGGGTGGCGACGACCACATACCACTCGCAGGGCACGACCGGGCAGGGTTCCCTCACCGCGAAGCTCGACAGCGGAACAGCCGTCGCGGCTGTCGCGACGGCGGTGGCGCCGCTGATCACCTCGCCGGCGACCGCCTCCGCGATCGTCGGAACCACGGGAACGGTCACCGTCACGACTACCGGCTTCCCGGCGCCGACCCTCACGATCTCGCCCGCCGTTCTGCCGACCGGGCTGACCTTCACCGACAAGGGCAATGGCACTGCGACGATCACCGGCGCCCCGGCCGCCGGAACGGGCGGCAGCTACTCGTTCGTGATCACAGCGCAGAACGTCGTCAGCACCACGACCCAGACCCTGACCCTGAACGTGCGGCAGAGCCCGTCGTTCACAAGCGCCGGCTCGGCCGCCTTCGTGGCCGGCAGCGCGGGCTCCTTCGTGGTCACCGCATCCGGCCGCCCGACGCCGACGCCGATCAGCGAGACCGGCACGCTTCCGGCCGGCGTCACCTTCCTCGACAACGGAAACGGCACGGCGACCATCAGCGGCACGCCGACGGCGGGAACAGGCGGCGCGTACCCTCTGACCCTGACGGCGGACAACGCCGTCGGCACCGCGGCCTCGCAGTCGTTCACTCTCACGGTGACCGAGGCGCCCAGCTTCACCGGCCCGACCTCGGTCTCCGGCACGATCGGGGTTCCGTTCAGCGAGACGGTGACCACCGGTCATGCGTATCCGGCCGTCACGACGATCACGATCGCCTCGGGCGCCCTGCCGACTGGTCTGACGCTCGCCGACAACGGCGACGGAACGGCGACCATCAGCGGCACGCCGACAGGAACCGGCGGCGATACCGATGTCGCACTGTCCGCGTCGAACGGCGTCTCGCCCGACGCCTCGCAGACCGTCCACTTCCTGATCAACCAGGCTCCGGCGATCACTCTGCCCGCGGCCGCCCAGACGGTGAATGCCGGTAACACCGTCAGCTTCACCGCGGGCGCGAGCGGATACCCTGCACCCGGCGTGCAGTGGTACGTCTCGACGAACGGCGGAAGCACCTACACTGCCATACCCGGCGCCACGTCGGCCACATACTCGTTCACGGCTGCGCAGAGCGACAACCGCCGCCTCTATCTCGCCGGGTTCACGAACGCCGCCGGCTTCGCCTCGACGCATGCGGCGCTCTCGGTGGGGACCGCGCCCACCATCAGCAGCGCGGCGGCGGCCCGGTTCGCCGCCGGGGGCGGCGCGCAGAGCTTCGCCGTCACGACCTCCGGCATCCCCGATGCGGCACTGAGCCTGTCGGGAACCCGACCGGCCTGGCTGAGCTTCACCGACAACGGCGACGGAACAGCGACGCTCGCCGGCACGCCCCCAGTGGGCTCCAGTGGCCAGTACCCATTCACGATCGCGGCGACGAATGGCTTCTCTCCCGCTGCCAGCCAGTCGTTCGTGCTCACCGTCAGCGCCCCGCCGACGTTCACGAGCGCCTCGGCGGCCACGCTGTCCGCGGGCGCGGCCGGCTCCTTCGCTGTGACGACGACGGCGGGCTTCCCGGCGGCGACGACGATCACGGAGACGGGATCGCTTCCCACCGGGGTGACGTACACCGATAACGGCGATGGCTCGGCGATGATCGCCGGAACGCCGCGCTCCGGCACGGGCGGCGTCTACACGCTCACCCTGACGGCGTCGAACGGTGTCGCGACGAACGCCGTGCAGACCCTCAGGCTCACCGTCGTGGAGGCAGTGGCGTTCACGAGCCCAGCAACCCTCACGGTCACCCGCGGCGTCGGTGTCGACTTCGCGGTGACGACGGGGGCGGCCTATCCGGCGGTGTCGGGCATCGCCGTGGCCGGCGCATTGCCCGCCGGGCTGACCTTCACTGACAACGGCGACGGAACGGCGACGATCGGCGGCACCACCGTCGCCCCGGTCGCCACGACGCCGCTCGTTCTCATCGCATCGGCCTCGGGTCGACCCGATGTCACGCAGCCCTTCATGCTGGTGGTCGAAGACGCGCAGACCGTGCCGCTGCCGCTGATCACGCCCACCGCATCCGGTCCCCTCGCCGGGGTCCCGGGAGCGGTGAAGCCGGGCGACACGCTCACGCTGACGGCCGCCGGGTTCGCCCCCGACGCGCCCGTGAGTTTCGGCATTTACTCGGCGCCCACTCTGCTCACCGTCGTCAACGCGGATGCGACCGGCACGGCCACGGCGACCGTCACGATCCCGGCCGGATTCACCGGCGCGCACTCGCTCGTCGCTGCCGGGATCGCTCCGGACGGCTCGGTGCGTTACCTGCGGACCGACATCACCCTGCCGTCAGCCCCGGTCACGCCGGGCGGCACGGGCGGTACGGCCTCCGGCGGCACGGGGTCGGGCACAGCCGGAACGAACGGCGGGGAGCTGCCGGACACGGGCCTCGACGTCTCCGGGCTCGCCCTGCTCGCCCTGCTGCTGCTCGCCGCGGGTGCAGCAGTCGCGTTGCGCCGCCGACCGCGCAACGGCTGA
- a CDS encoding DUF6916 family protein — MPQVSRRTIVAAGVAGTAVLAAQAAPAFGWSSRPGTTASAKAASAKAGTVPGRSVFAAALGETFQAAVGGSPATLRLEAIDDLVPESEPGTENRFSLLFSAALPTTGEGIYILRRPGTPTATLFLTPVGSPEGTRTLQAIINRLA, encoded by the coding sequence GTGCCCCAGGTCTCACGCCGCACGATCGTCGCGGCCGGTGTCGCCGGAACGGCCGTCCTCGCCGCGCAGGCCGCGCCCGCGTTCGGATGGTCTTCGAGACCGGGTACGACCGCATCCGCCAAGGCCGCATCCGCCAAGGCCGGCACGGTACCGGGACGATCCGTCTTCGCCGCCGCGCTCGGTGAGACGTTCCAGGCCGCAGTCGGCGGCAGCCCCGCAACTCTCCGGCTCGAAGCGATCGACGATCTCGTTCCCGAGTCCGAACCCGGAACCGAGAACCGTTTCAGCCTGCTCTTCTCCGCCGCACTGCCGACCACAGGCGAGGGCATCTACATCCTGCGACGCCCGGGAACGCCGACGGCGACGCTCTTCCTCACCCCAGTCGGCTCCCCGGAGGGCACGCGCACTCTGCAGGCCATCATCAACCGACTCGCATGA